Proteins encoded together in one uncultured Sphaerochaeta sp. window:
- the garR gene encoding 2-hydroxy-3-oxopropionate reductase: MKIGFIGLGIMGKPMAKNLLKAGYSLVVNDINKEAVAELVTAGAAEAASAKEVASQSDVVVTMLPNSPHVQTVVLGEGGVIEGAREGLVVVDMSSISPIVSREVAAELAKKGVVMLDAPVSGGEPKAIDGTLAIMVGGPEETFKVVEPILQVMGGSVTLVGEIGSGNTTKLANQIMVAANIAGMSEALVLATKADVDPEKVFKAIRGGLAGSTVLDAKAPLVLDGNFRPGFRIDLHIKDLQNALDTAATVKTPTPLSDSIIGMMRSLSSDGKGSDDHGGLVQWYEKEAGIEVRK, translated from the coding sequence ATGAAGATAGGATTCATAGGACTCGGGATCATGGGCAAGCCCATGGCGAAGAACCTGCTCAAGGCCGGCTACAGCCTGGTCGTGAACGATATCAACAAGGAAGCGGTCGCCGAGCTGGTCACAGCCGGGGCTGCAGAGGCAGCAAGCGCAAAGGAAGTGGCATCACAGAGCGATGTGGTGGTCACGATGTTGCCCAACTCCCCCCATGTGCAGACAGTGGTACTTGGAGAGGGTGGGGTAATCGAGGGAGCCAGGGAAGGCCTGGTGGTGGTGGACATGAGCTCCATCAGCCCGATCGTGAGCCGGGAAGTGGCAGCAGAGCTTGCGAAGAAGGGAGTGGTCATGCTTGACGCCCCTGTCTCCGGCGGGGAGCCCAAGGCCATCGACGGTACGCTTGCGATCATGGTCGGAGGACCGGAGGAGACCTTCAAGGTGGTCGAGCCGATCCTGCAGGTGATGGGCGGGAGTGTGACGCTGGTCGGCGAGATCGGGAGCGGGAACACGACCAAGCTGGCGAACCAGATCATGGTGGCAGCGAACATCGCGGGGATGAGCGAGGCACTGGTGCTTGCAACCAAGGCCGACGTTGACCCCGAGAAGGTGTTCAAGGCAATCCGTGGGGGACTTGCCGGCAGCACGGTCCTCGATGCGAAGGCGCCTTTGGTGCTGGACGGGAACTTCAGGCCCGGGTTCCGCATCGACCTGCACATCAAGGACCTGCAGAACGCCCTTGACACCGCAGCAACGGTGAAGACCCCGACACCTCTTTCAGACTCGATCATCGGGATGATGAGGTCCCTCTCCTCCGACGGGAAGGGATCTGACGACCACGGCGGGCTTGTCCAGTGGTACGAGAAGGAAGCGGGCATTGAGGTTCGTAAGTAA
- a CDS encoding transketolase C-terminal domain-containing protein: protein MRTTDSLRTTYGETLVELGKDNKDIVMLEADLGNSTMSKLFAAEYPERYFQMGIAEQNMASVSAGLSLTGKVPFMNSFAVFASGRAYDQIRSSITIANLNVKICGSSAGLSDYGDGKTHQSIDDIALMQVLPHMTVLSPCDAVETEKMVKAMVEEKGPMYLRINRNDLPVVTDPDEEYHIGKMTRMVDGGDVVIFATGVMVQQSMEAARILAKEGISARVVNVSTIKPLDTKALLGFCEGVKGVVTAEEHNVIGGLGSVVCQALSKTRLPIEMLGVGDRYGTSAENYEILLRHYGLEAEDVAKKVRSVLADK, encoded by the coding sequence ATGAGGACGACAGACAGCCTGAGGACAACCTACGGCGAGACATTGGTCGAGCTGGGAAAGGACAACAAGGATATCGTGATGCTGGAAGCCGACCTGGGCAACTCGACGATGAGCAAGCTGTTCGCAGCCGAGTACCCCGAGCGCTACTTCCAGATGGGGATCGCCGAGCAGAACATGGCCAGCGTGTCGGCCGGGCTCTCGCTGACGGGCAAGGTGCCGTTCATGAACTCGTTCGCGGTGTTCGCATCCGGGCGTGCCTACGACCAGATCCGCTCCTCGATCACGATCGCGAACCTGAACGTGAAGATCTGCGGCTCGAGCGCCGGGCTCTCGGACTACGGCGACGGCAAGACGCACCAGAGCATCGACGACATCGCGCTGATGCAGGTACTGCCGCACATGACCGTGCTCAGCCCCTGTGACGCAGTGGAGACCGAGAAGATGGTCAAGGCGATGGTGGAAGAGAAGGGACCGATGTACCTGCGCATCAACCGAAACGACCTGCCGGTGGTGACCGACCCCGACGAGGAGTACCACATCGGCAAGATGACCCGGATGGTCGACGGAGGGGACGTGGTGATCTTCGCCACCGGCGTGATGGTGCAGCAGTCCATGGAGGCTGCAAGGATCCTCGCAAAGGAAGGCATCTCCGCGAGAGTGGTGAACGTGTCGACGATCAAGCCGCTGGACACCAAGGCCCTGCTCGGCTTCTGTGAGGGAGTGAAGGGAGTGGTGACCGCAGAGGAGCACAACGTCATCGGCGGTCTTGGCAGCGTGGTGTGCCAGGCACTCAGCAAGACCCGCCTGCCCATCGAGATGCTGGGGGTGGGAGACCGCTACGGCACCAGTGCGGAGAACTACGAGATCCTGCTCAGGCACTACGGCCTGGAGGCGGAGGATGTCGCGAAGAAGGTCAGGAGCGTCCTGGCCGACAAGTAA
- a CDS encoding transketolase yields the protein MNYSQELVKELQLKAIQVRANILEMIPPGKVGHLGGSSSIADVMAALYFHTMKVNKDDPKDPSRDRLIMSKGHAVLVQYACLAELGYFERSELGKVKTFEGILQGHPDMDKTPGIEAVTGSLGQGLSVSLGVALGLTLDGSESRVYTILGDGELAEGQVWEAVMAASVFKASNLTAFVDWNGVQATSTTAEIFPIGNLVEKWKAFGWNVIEIDGHDMVQVLGAIDAAKAYKEGPTAIMAHTIKGKCFPFAEGKAKYHNAAMTEEEYKIAWQCIDSMRKEVEA from the coding sequence ATGAACTATTCTCAAGAATTGGTAAAGGAACTGCAGCTGAAGGCGATCCAGGTTAGAGCAAATATCCTGGAAATGATTCCTCCCGGAAAGGTGGGGCACCTTGGCGGGAGCAGCTCGATAGCGGATGTGATGGCGGCCCTGTACTTCCACACGATGAAGGTGAACAAGGACGACCCGAAGGATCCCAGCCGTGACCGGCTGATCATGAGCAAGGGCCACGCGGTCTTGGTGCAATATGCATGCCTTGCCGAGCTGGGGTACTTCGAGCGCAGCGAGCTGGGCAAGGTGAAGACCTTCGAGGGTATCCTGCAGGGACACCCGGACATGGACAAGACCCCGGGCATCGAGGCGGTGACCGGGAGCCTGGGACAGGGACTGTCGGTATCCCTGGGTGTCGCCCTGGGCCTCACCCTGGATGGGAGCGAGAGCCGCGTCTACACCATCCTCGGTGACGGCGAGCTTGCAGAGGGACAGGTGTGGGAGGCCGTGATGGCAGCCTCGGTGTTCAAGGCGAGCAACCTGACCGCATTCGTGGACTGGAACGGGGTGCAGGCAACCAGCACGACCGCCGAGATCTTCCCGATCGGGAACCTGGTGGAGAAGTGGAAGGCATTCGGGTGGAACGTGATCGAGATCGACGGGCACGACATGGTGCAGGTCCTGGGGGCAATCGATGCTGCAAAGGCATACAAGGAAGGCCCGACTGCGATCATGGCACATACCATCAAGGGCAAGTGCTTCCCGTTCGCGGAGGGCAAGGCGAAGTACCACAACGCGGCGATGACTGAGGAAGAATACAAGATAGCATGGCAGTGCATAGACAGCATGAGGAAGGAGGTAGAGGCATGA
- a CDS encoding glucose 1-dehydrogenase, giving the protein MNVKDKVILVTGGAGGLGAVMVELLCKHGAKLYILDLDEKKGMELEAELVKSSYSASFIQMDLTSEEAWKETIDTVVAKEGRIDVLVNNAGINIRKPIEEMVISEFNTMMLVNVGSVFLGTKYVIPVMRKQGGGAIINTSSVCGLIGHRYTPEAYTTTKGAVTLLTKSIASRYGSENIRCNSIHPSTVDTPLVQQMFKDPVKKQQRFDEVPLGRLATSNDVANAVLYLASEEASFINGVALPVDGGVTCC; this is encoded by the coding sequence GTGAATGTGAAAGATAAAGTCATCCTGGTTACCGGCGGAGCCGGAGGCCTGGGAGCGGTCATGGTGGAGTTGCTCTGCAAACATGGGGCAAAGCTGTACATCCTCGACCTCGATGAGAAGAAAGGGATGGAGTTGGAAGCAGAACTCGTAAAGAGCTCCTATTCCGCAAGCTTCATCCAGATGGATCTTACCAGCGAAGAAGCATGGAAAGAGACTATTGATACGGTAGTGGCAAAAGAGGGCAGGATTGATGTCCTGGTGAACAACGCCGGTATCAACATCAGAAAGCCCATCGAGGAGATGGTCATCAGTGAGTTCAACACTATGATGCTCGTCAATGTTGGTTCAGTATTCCTCGGTACCAAGTACGTGATTCCTGTCATGCGCAAGCAGGGTGGTGGGGCAATTATCAACACCTCCTCTGTCTGTGGTTTGATCGGTCACCGCTATACCCCAGAGGCGTATACCACCACCAAGGGTGCGGTCACCCTTTTGACCAAATCCATTGCAAGTAGATACGGAAGCGAGAACATCCGGTGTAACTCAATTCACCCCAGCACAGTCGATACTCCTCTTGTACAGCAGATGTTCAAAGACCCGGTAAAGAAACAACAACGGTTTGATGAGGTTCCATTGGGACGTCTTGCTACATCTAATGATGTTGCAAACGCTGTTTTGTACCTCGCAAGCGAAGAGGCTTCGTTCATCAATGGGGTTGCCCTGCCAGTAGATGGTGGCGTGACCTGTTGCTGA
- a CDS encoding tripartite tricarboxylate transporter permease, translated as MFEAFAQQFALFGSAAAQAFGFPQVFVTMIATVAGIVVGAVPGLTATMALALLINLTYSMQLATAVAFLLGVYVGAVMGGCYSAIMINIPGTPSAAATALDGFILAKQGHGGQAIGVGIVASFVGTLISILLLIFLTPFLYKIALKFGQWEYFLISVFGIMICGNLSTQSTPLKGWIVGFLGFFTAMIGLDAVYAFPRFTYGSYDLMGGISLIPALIGVFGISEILSVLQEDIPYSIESQLGKVLPDKSMVKQVLSTAVRSGFIGSGIGAVPGAGEDIAAWVSYDVGKRRSKHGHLFGKGSYEGLASAETANNACIGGAMIPLLTLAVPGSPPAAMFLAAIWLHGIKPGPMLALESPDFLYLTAVTLLIATASMLVFGLLLTKPMVKILKINRKILMPIIVPLTVIGAYAGNVNIFDIHVMFIFGILGYILRKLNYPMAPLVLGIILGPTADISFRQALMQGQGSIIPLLGRPVGIILMLAIVWIFISGVKNSRLQKKTSASEPQ; from the coding sequence ATGTTTGAAGCATTTGCACAGCAATTTGCCCTGTTCGGGTCCGCAGCAGCACAGGCGTTCGGATTTCCACAGGTATTCGTTACAATGATTGCAACCGTGGCCGGTATCGTGGTTGGAGCAGTTCCAGGACTGACCGCTACCATGGCCCTCGCCCTGCTGATCAACCTTACCTACTCAATGCAGCTTGCTACCGCTGTAGCCTTCCTCCTCGGAGTCTACGTCGGAGCTGTTATGGGTGGTTGTTATTCGGCAATTATGATCAACATCCCTGGAACACCATCAGCGGCGGCAACCGCCTTGGATGGGTTTATCCTTGCAAAACAAGGTCATGGTGGACAAGCTATCGGAGTTGGTATCGTAGCCTCATTTGTAGGTACACTGATCTCGATTCTCTTGTTGATCTTCCTGACCCCATTCCTCTATAAGATTGCCCTGAAATTCGGTCAGTGGGAGTACTTCCTCATCTCCGTCTTCGGTATCATGATCTGCGGCAACCTCTCCACACAGAGCACCCCTCTCAAGGGTTGGATTGTAGGATTCCTGGGATTCTTTACCGCTATGATCGGCTTGGATGCCGTCTATGCGTTCCCGAGGTTTACCTATGGCAGCTATGACTTGATGGGTGGAATATCCCTGATCCCTGCCTTGATCGGTGTATTTGGCATCTCTGAGATTCTTTCTGTCTTGCAAGAAGATATCCCATACTCCATTGAGAGCCAGCTAGGAAAAGTGCTTCCCGATAAGAGTATGGTTAAGCAAGTGCTTTCTACAGCTGTCCGCTCCGGCTTCATCGGAAGCGGCATCGGGGCAGTCCCGGGTGCTGGTGAAGATATTGCAGCTTGGGTCAGCTACGATGTTGGTAAACGACGCAGCAAGCATGGACATCTTTTCGGGAAGGGTAGTTATGAAGGCCTCGCATCTGCTGAGACAGCGAACAACGCCTGTATCGGTGGTGCCATGATTCCCCTGCTTACCCTTGCTGTTCCTGGGTCTCCTCCAGCGGCCATGTTCCTTGCAGCCATCTGGCTCCATGGGATCAAGCCAGGTCCAATGCTCGCACTTGAATCCCCGGACTTCCTCTACCTGACTGCAGTGACGCTCCTGATCGCAACCGCATCAATGTTGGTATTCGGTCTGCTGCTCACCAAGCCAATGGTAAAGATCCTGAAGATAAACCGGAAGATCTTGATGCCGATCATCGTGCCTTTGACGGTCATCGGAGCGTATGCCGGAAACGTGAACATCTTTGACATCCATGTCATGTTCATTTTCGGTATCCTCGGATACATCTTGCGTAAACTCAACTATCCGATGGCACCTTTGGTACTGGGAATCATTCTTGGACCTACGGCTGACATCAGTTTCCGCCAGGCTCTTATGCAGGGACAGGGGTCAATCATCCCATTGCTGGGTCGTCCTGTCGGTATCATCTTGATGCTCGCAATTGTCTGGATTTTTATCAGTGGTGTAAAAAACAGTCGCTTGCAAAAGAAAACCAGCGCTAGCGAACCACAATAA
- a CDS encoding tripartite tricarboxylate transporter TctB family protein — protein MSQIKKTTASDLIMGVLLLAFGIYLIVESLGMKVFNSFLDAPGFFPFILGIIFCLFGIVMVIGSLRGGSVAATKATFRKDSLIALFLNPESKRVVILSFFMVVYIYGLIGRIHFAIATFLYLVVTFWYLKSTTWLKNIIISVLSALLISAIFQYVFKIPLP, from the coding sequence ATGAGCCAAATTAAGAAAACAACTGCTTCCGATCTCATCATGGGTGTACTCCTGTTGGCATTCGGAATCTATCTTATTGTTGAGTCCCTGGGAATGAAGGTGTTCAACAGTTTTCTCGATGCACCAGGATTCTTCCCGTTTATTCTGGGAATCATATTCTGTCTGTTCGGAATCGTTATGGTGATTGGGTCCCTACGAGGGGGAAGTGTAGCAGCGACAAAAGCTACATTCCGAAAGGACAGCCTGATTGCTTTGTTCCTCAACCCCGAATCAAAACGCGTAGTCATTCTCTCATTTTTTATGGTGGTGTATATCTATGGCTTGATTGGTAGAATCCATTTTGCTATAGCCACCTTCCTCTATCTGGTTGTTACCTTCTGGTACCTGAAATCTACAACCTGGTTGAAGAATATCATTATTTCAGTCCTTTCAGCGTTACTGATCAGCGCTATTTTCCAGTATGTCTTTAAAATTCCTCTTCCATAG
- a CDS encoding tripartite tricarboxylate transporter substrate-binding protein, whose amino-acid sequence MKKNRILVILLVLLVATSLFAEGQKEAASTKLWPKTQPVVYVGFGAGGGTDTAVRPVIAKMEEYLGETINVVNQEGAASAVAANTVMYSKKHDGYSLFATGSGPISGFRVMGTSDTYWADWASFHPYMGAAALVVAADSDIQTYADAVAYLNSGKQNMAISGFGVGPHVLFEAIREVGGIDTPNYMTAGSCRQAGINVIAGDAEIAMGTFSSLIDFIKAGQLRALAITDTNDYTDFGLNIPSIMKVQDNAENIPLLSETWPLLIPRDVPQNILDGLTEAFYWAVEQPEIVDYAREQGLVLAGYAGEDADKFLAIQEAGYAWTLHNVGSTVKSPAEFGIPKLADFDWNVAKQNIK is encoded by the coding sequence ATGAAGAAAAACAGAATTCTTGTTATCCTTCTGGTACTGTTGGTTGCGACTTCACTGTTCGCAGAAGGTCAGAAAGAGGCTGCAAGCACCAAGCTTTGGCCGAAGACACAGCCGGTAGTTTATGTCGGCTTCGGAGCCGGTGGTGGTACTGATACCGCTGTTCGCCCGGTTATCGCAAAGATGGAAGAGTATCTTGGGGAAACCATCAATGTGGTCAACCAGGAAGGTGCTGCATCCGCAGTTGCTGCTAATACTGTAATGTACAGCAAGAAGCATGATGGTTACAGCCTGTTTGCCACCGGTAGTGGTCCGATCTCTGGATTCCGCGTAATGGGCACCAGTGATACTTACTGGGCTGACTGGGCTTCCTTCCACCCTTACATGGGTGCAGCTGCTCTGGTTGTTGCTGCAGATTCTGACATCCAGACCTATGCTGATGCAGTGGCTTACCTGAATAGTGGCAAGCAGAACATGGCAATCAGCGGCTTTGGTGTTGGTCCCCACGTACTTTTCGAGGCTATTCGTGAAGTTGGTGGTATCGATACTCCTAACTACATGACCGCTGGTTCCTGCCGTCAGGCTGGTATCAACGTCATTGCAGGTGATGCAGAGATTGCCATGGGTACCTTCTCCTCCTTGATCGACTTCATCAAGGCTGGACAGCTTCGTGCCCTCGCTATCACTGATACCAATGACTACACTGACTTCGGACTCAACATTCCCTCCATCATGAAGGTGCAGGACAATGCAGAGAATATCCCCTTGCTCAGTGAGACTTGGCCTCTCTTGATCCCACGTGATGTCCCTCAGAACATTCTTGATGGTCTGACTGAGGCATTCTACTGGGCAGTAGAGCAGCCCGAGATCGTTGACTATGCAAGAGAGCAGGGATTGGTCCTTGCTGGGTATGCTGGCGAAGATGCTGACAAGTTCCTTGCCATCCAGGAAGCTGGATATGCTTGGACCTTGCACAACGTCGGTTCCACCGTTAAGAGTCCAGCTGAGTTTGGTATTCCCAAGCTTGCAGACTTTGACTGGAACGTGGCTAAGCAGAACATCAAATAA
- a CDS encoding FadR/GntR family transcriptional regulator encodes MPQQNSTKIVRQEKISNQVYEQLLAQIKSNKWKEGAKLPSENEMRQEFGVSRISIREAMQKLKALGIVETRHGEGSFIRRVTSENYRDMMFPMFMIDKNSLQEILEYRMVMEVGATEMAATRITKEECDALEAIVVRMEQNTTDIQVFAHDDIQFHMAIAKATKNNMLINVALFMQDLMNASMESIVTHLGMRDGRYYHRLILEALRVHNREEAARLMREHVAKTVDRISELAEL; translated from the coding sequence ATGCCGCAACAAAATTCAACGAAAATTGTGAGACAAGAGAAGATTTCCAACCAAGTGTATGAACAGTTACTTGCCCAGATCAAGAGCAACAAATGGAAGGAGGGCGCAAAGCTTCCTTCCGAAAATGAAATGAGGCAAGAATTTGGAGTGAGCCGCATCAGCATTCGTGAGGCGATGCAGAAGCTCAAGGCTTTGGGAATCGTAGAGACACGCCACGGGGAAGGGTCCTTCATCAGAAGAGTGACCAGTGAGAATTACCGTGACATGATGTTTCCCATGTTCATGATCGATAAGAACTCCTTGCAGGAGATTCTTGAGTACAGGATGGTAATGGAAGTAGGGGCAACGGAGATGGCCGCTACGAGAATCACGAAAGAGGAATGTGACGCACTTGAGGCAATTGTTGTCCGAATGGAGCAAAATACCACTGATATACAGGTATTTGCCCATGATGATATCCAGTTCCATATGGCTATCGCAAAAGCAACGAAGAACAACATGCTGATCAATGTGGCTCTTTTCATGCAGGATTTGATGAATGCAAGCATGGAGTCCATTGTCACTCATTTGGGTATGCGTGACGGGCGGTATTATCACCGGCTCATCCTCGAAGCATTAAGGGTACATAATAGGGAAGAGGCAGCCAGGCTGATGCGAGAGCATGTGGCCAAGACTGTTGATCGGATTTCAGAGTTAGCTGAGCTGTAG
- the garR gene encoding 2-hydroxy-3-oxopropionate reductase, which translates to MKIGFIGLGIMGKPMAKNLLKAGYSLVVNDINKEAVAELVTAGAAEAASAKEVASQSDVVVTMLPNSPHVQTVVLGEGGVIEGAREGLVVVDMSSISPIVSREVAAELAKKGVVMLDAPVSGGEPKAIDGTLAIMVGGPEETFKVVEPILQVMGGSVTLVGEIGSGNTTKLANQIMVAANIAGMSEALVLATKADVDPEKVFKAIRGGLAGSTVLDAKAPLVLEGNFRPGFRIDLHIKDLQNALDTAATVKTPTPLSDSIIGMMRSLSSDGKGSDDHGGLVQWYEKEAGIEVRK; encoded by the coding sequence ATGAAGATAGGATTCATAGGACTCGGGATCATGGGCAAGCCCATGGCGAAGAACCTGCTCAAGGCCGGCTACAGCCTGGTCGTGAACGATATCAACAAGGAAGCGGTCGCCGAGCTGGTCACAGCCGGGGCTGCAGAGGCAGCAAGCGCAAAGGAAGTGGCATCACAGAGCGATGTGGTGGTCACGATGTTGCCCAACTCCCCCCATGTGCAGACAGTGGTACTTGGAGAGGGTGGGGTAATCGAGGGAGCCAGGGAAGGCCTGGTGGTGGTGGACATGAGCTCCATCAGCCCGATCGTGAGCCGGGAAGTGGCAGCAGAGCTTGCGAAGAAGGGAGTGGTCATGCTTGACGCCCCCGTCTCCGGCGGGGAGCCCAAGGCGATCGACGGAACGCTTGCGATCATGGTCGGAGGACCGGAGGAGACCTTCAAGGTGGTCGAGCCGATCCTGCAGGTGATGGGCGGGAGTGTGACGCTGGTCGGCGAGATCGGGAGCGGGAACACGACCAAGCTGGCGAACCAGATCATGGTGGCAGCGAACATCGCGGGGATGAGCGAGGCACTGGTGCTTGCAACCAAGGCCGACGTTGACCCCGAGAAGGTGTTCAAGGCAATCCGTGGGGGACTTGCCGGCAGCACGGTGCTCGATGCGAAGGCACCTTTGGTGCTGGAGGGGAACTTCAGGCCCGGGTTCCGCATCGACCTGCATATCAAGGATCTGCAGAACGCCCTTGACACCGCAGCAACGGTGAAGACCCCGACACCTCTTTCAGACTCGATCATCGGGATGATGAGGTCCCTCTCCTCCGACGGGAAGGGATCTGACGACCACGGCGGGCTTGTCCAGTGGTACGAGAAGGAAGCGGGCATTGAGGTTCGTAAGTAA
- a CDS encoding transketolase, whose product MNYSQELVKELQLKAIQVRANILEMIPPGKVGHLGGSSSIADVMAALYFHTMKVNKDDPKDPSRDRLIMSKGHAVLVQYACLAELGYFERSELGKVKTFEGILQGHPDMDKTPGIEAVTGSLGQGLSVSLGVALGLTLDKSESRVYTILGDGELAEGQVWEAVMAASVFKASNLTAFVDWNGVQATSTTAEIFPIGNLVEKWKAFGWNVIEIDGHDMVQVLGAIDAAKAYKEGPTAIMAHTIKGKCFPFAEGKAKYHNAAMTEEEYKIAWQCIDSMRKEVEA is encoded by the coding sequence ATGAACTATTCTCAAGAATTGGTGAAGGAACTGCAGCTGAAGGCGATCCAGGTAAGAGCAAACATCCTGGAGATGATCCCCCCTGGCAAGGTGGGGCACCTTGGCGGGAGCAGCTCGATAGCGGATGTGATGGCGGCCCTGTACTTCCACACGATGAAGGTGAACAAGGACGACCCGAAGGACCCAAGCCGTGACCGGCTGATCATGAGCAAGGGGCACGCGGTCTTGGTGCAATATGCATGCCTTGCCGAGCTGGGGTACTTCGAGCGCAGCGAGCTGGGCAAGGTGAAGACCTTCGAGGGTATCCTGCAGGGACACCCGGACATGGACAAGACCCCGGGCATCGAGGCGGTGACCGGGAGCCTGGGACAGGGACTGTCGGTATCCCTGGGTGTCGCCCTGGGCCTCACCCTGGATAAGAGCGAGAGCCGCGTCTACACCATCTTGGGTGACGGCGAGCTTGCAGAGGGACAGGTGTGGGAGGCCGTGATGGCAGCCTCGGTGTTCAAGGCGAGCAACCTGACCGCATTCGTGGACTGGAACGGGGTGCAGGCAACCAGCACGACCGCCGAGATCTTCCCGATCGGGAACCTGGTGGAGAAGTGGAAGGCATTCGGGTGGAACGTGATCGAGATCGACGGGCACGACATGGTGCAGGTCCTGGGGGCAATCGATGCTGCAAAGGCATACAAGGAAGGCCCGACTGCGATCATGGCACATACCATCAAGGGCAAGTGCTTCCCGTTCGCGGAGGGCAAGGCGAAGTACCACAACGCGGCGATGACTGAGGAAGAATACAAGATAGCATGGCAGTGCATAGACAGCATGAGGAAGGAGGTAGAGGCATGA
- a CDS encoding zinc-binding dehydrogenase has product MKALYYVGEKKMELREIPTPVPNESEYLIQVKSNGICGSDFEGYMGKTGRRTPPMIMGHEFSGVVAQAPKGGKFQEGQKVVVFPKPYCGVCEFCKKGMVNVCPEGICMGVLDVDGSMCEYVTIEEKYLLPFDGISFNEAAFTEPLAVAYRSVYKISDAELAEADYTLIIGAGTIGLMALALLKYRGAKNVIVSDATDFRLGIAKELGADYLVNPRTQDFLAEITTITSGKMIDFSIEAVGIAPTAKNSLECLKIGGTAIWIGNAQKIIEVNMQNIVTKELKIKGNYVYDLDGFADSLRLLSERKINIKPLITHSYKLEDGVQAFKDLENNREGKMLKVMLES; this is encoded by the coding sequence ATGAAAGCATTATATTACGTAGGTGAGAAAAAGATGGAACTGAGGGAAATTCCCACCCCTGTTCCGAATGAGAGTGAGTATTTGATCCAGGTCAAGTCAAACGGGATCTGTGGTTCTGACTTCGAAGGATATATGGGAAAGACCGGCAGACGAACCCCTCCCATGATCATGGGGCATGAGTTCAGTGGTGTGGTTGCCCAGGCTCCGAAGGGTGGGAAATTTCAGGAAGGGCAGAAAGTAGTTGTCTTCCCCAAGCCCTACTGTGGTGTTTGTGAATTCTGTAAGAAGGGTATGGTGAACGTATGCCCGGAAGGTATCTGCATGGGAGTGCTCGATGTCGATGGTTCTATGTGTGAATATGTAACCATTGAGGAGAAATACCTCCTTCCATTTGATGGTATCAGCTTCAACGAAGCTGCCTTCACAGAACCATTGGCTGTTGCCTATCGCTCAGTCTACAAGATCAGCGATGCTGAACTTGCAGAGGCTGACTACACCCTGATTATCGGGGCCGGTACCATTGGCTTGATGGCTCTTGCTCTGCTGAAATATCGTGGTGCAAAGAATGTCATCGTCAGTGATGCTACTGATTTCCGTCTTGGCATTGCTAAGGAACTGGGAGCCGATTATCTTGTGAATCCCAGAACCCAGGATTTCCTTGCAGAGATCACAACCATCACCTCTGGTAAGATGATCGATTTCTCCATCGAGGCAGTTGGAATTGCTCCAACCGCAAAGAACTCACTTGAGTGCTTGAAGATTGGTGGAACTGCAATCTGGATTGGAAACGCCCAGAAGATCATTGAAGTCAATATGCAGAACATTGTGACCAAGGAATTGAAGATCAAGGGCAACTATGTATATGACCTCGATGGCTTTGCAGACAGCCTCAGGCTGTTGAGTGAAAGAAAGATCAACATCAAGCCGCTCATCACCCATAGCTATAAGCTGGAAGATGGTGTGCAGGCCTTCAAGGATTTGGAAAACAATCGTGAAGGCAAGATGCTGAAGGTTATGTTGGAAAGTTAG